The Patescibacteria group bacterium genome contains a region encoding:
- a CDS encoding type II toxin-antitoxin system HicA family toxin has protein sequence DFYISCKYSRMIKALKKLGLHVNEKASRHAKAECLTNKAKITIPRHPNKEINKGTVKNICDFLLAKEYSAQKIIEALWIKK, from the coding sequence GTGATTTTTATATTTCTTGCAAATACAGTAGAATGATTAAGGCTTTGAAAAAATTAGGACTTCATGTTAATGAAAAGGCTTCAAGGCATGCTAAGGCAGAATGTCTTACAAACAAGGCAAAAATCACTATTCCCAGACATCCAAATAAAGAAATCAACAAAGGAACAGTAAAAAATATTTGTGATTTTCTCCTTGCAAAAGAATATTCTGCACAGAAAATAATAGAAGCCCTATGGATAAAGAAATAG